Proteins encoded within one genomic window of Mauremys mutica isolate MM-2020 ecotype Southern chromosome 11, ASM2049712v1, whole genome shotgun sequence:
- the MESD gene encoding LRP chaperone MESD: MAAAASWAGLGLVLLLLAAAAGAGEPEGKRRAQPAKKKKDIRDYNDADMARLLEQWEKDDDIEEGDLPEHKRPSAPIDFSEIDPSKPESILKMTKKGKTLMMFVTVSGNPTEKETEEITSLWQGSLFNANYDVQRFIVGSNRAIYMLRDGSYAWEIKDFLVNQERCADVTLEGQVYPGKGAEESEKVKNKTKPEKKKKDADKKSKPLKEDNRATKQREDL, encoded by the exons ATGGCGGCGGCCGCTAGCTGGGCCGGCCTGggcctggtgctgctgttgctggcCGCGGCCGCCGGGGCTGGCGAGCCGGAGGGGAAGCGGCGGGCCCAGCCCGCCAAGAAGAAGAAGGACATTCGGGATTATAACGATGCGGACATGGCGCGGCTGCTGGAGCAGTGGGAG AAAGATGATGACATAGAAGAGGGAGATCTTCCTGAACACAAAAGGCCATCAGCACCAATAGACTTCTCCGAAATTGATCCAAGCAAGCCTGAGAGTATCCTGAAAATGACAAAAAAAGGGAAGACTCTTATGATGTTTGTCACAGTGTCAGGCAATCCCACTGAAAAGGAGACTGAGGAAATTACCAGCCTGTGGCAGGGAAGTCTCTTCAATGCAAACTATGATGTACAAAG GTTTATTGTTGGCTCAAATCGTGCCATCTATATGCTACGTGATGGGAGCTATGCGTGGGAGATCAAAGACTTTCTGGTAAATCAGGAGAGGTGTGCAGATGTAACTCTAGAAGGTCAGGTGTACCCTGGCAAAGGAGCAGAAGAAAgtgaaaaagtaaaaaataaaaccaaaccagagaaaaagaaaaaagatgcaGACAAGAAATCGAAACCCCTCAAAGAAGACAACCGAGCTACCAAACAGAGAGAAGATCTATGA